One stretch of Paenibacillus sp. FSL R5-0341 DNA includes these proteins:
- a CDS encoding dipeptide/oligopeptide/nickel ABC transporter ATP-binding protein, with protein sequence MKTTANDERPGLMQSEEESGVRSHDFAKDVNHVDIDNAVITTTDTDLADTDTNKNTAGSDNASSSNILSNPVLHVEHLSRTYAGADRPAVNDISFALNRGECLGLVGESGCGKSTLARCLLRIEDADKGSITLGGQDIARLSGRRLRPHRRKIQIVFQNPMAALNPKLKIADSLIDPYEQLGRNAELSHFTYTSKEAYVQKLLEAVELPSDLAGRYPHELSGGQRQRVTIARAIGIEPDVVVLDEPTASLDVISQGAVLQLLTDLRTSLGLSYVFISHDLAAVHRMSQRIIVMREGQIVDRFGADALFAEERHSYTKELISIF encoded by the coding sequence ATGAAGACAACTGCAAATGATGAACGTCCTGGACTCATGCAGTCCGAAGAAGAATCTGGTGTGCGAAGCCACGATTTTGCAAAAGACGTAAACCATGTAGACATAGATAATGCAGTCATAACGACTACAGATACAGATCTTGCGGATACAGATACGAATAAAAATACCGCCGGTTCAGACAATGCTTCATCTTCCAATATCCTCAGCAATCCTGTGCTTCACGTGGAACATCTCAGTCGAACGTATGCAGGTGCAGACCGGCCGGCTGTGAATGATATTTCCTTCGCCCTGAACCGCGGCGAGTGTCTTGGCCTGGTTGGTGAGAGTGGGTGCGGCAAGAGTACGCTCGCCCGCTGTCTGCTACGAATTGAAGATGCAGATAAGGGCTCGATTACACTGGGCGGACAGGATATCGCACGGCTGAGCGGCCGACGGTTGCGACCTCATCGCCGGAAGATTCAGATTGTTTTCCAGAACCCGATGGCTGCACTGAATCCAAAGCTCAAGATTGCCGATTCGCTAATCGATCCGTACGAACAGCTTGGACGGAATGCCGAGTTGTCCCATTTTACCTATACGTCGAAGGAGGCTTACGTCCAAAAGCTGCTTGAAGCTGTCGAGCTTCCAAGCGATTTGGCTGGACGTTACCCCCATGAGCTGAGTGGTGGACAGCGTCAGCGTGTCACGATCGCGCGTGCCATTGGCATTGAGCCGGACGTTGTCGTTCTGGATGAACCGACGGCCAGCCTGGACGTGATCTCGCAAGGTGCCGTTTTGCAGTTGCTCACCGATCTGCGGACATCGCTTGGTCTGTCATACGTGTTCATCTCGCATGATCTGGCTGCAGTACATCGCATGAGCCAGCGTATCATCGTCATGCGGGAAGGTCAGATCGTTGATCGATTTGGCGCGGATGCGTTGTTCGCTGAAGAACGCCATTCGTATACAAAAGAACTGATTTCGATCTTCTGA
- a CDS encoding malate:quinone oxidoreductase, with protein MSQGQTSTDVILIGAGIMSATLGTLLKELAPDWNIKVFEKLATAGEESSNEWNNAGTGHAALCELNYTVERPDGTVDISKAIKVNEQFQISKQFWSYLVNSRLIRNPRDFIMPIPHLSYVHGESNVQFLKRRYDSLSNHPLFAGMEFSDDKKELAKWMPLMMKDRTSNEPVAATKIDTGTDVNFGALTRMLIKHLKEQHVGIHYEHSVKNMKRTSDGQWELSVKNLKSGAVERHKAKFVFIGAGGGSLHLLQKTGIPEGKHIGGFPVSGIFMVCKNQKVVEQHHAKVYGKASVGAPPMSVPHLDTRFIDNKKSLLFGPFAGFSPKFLKTGSNADLITSVKMHNLLTMLAAGVKEISLTKYLIQQLMLSKEQRMAELRDFVPGAKSEDWDMVLAGQRVQVIKDTVQGGKGTLQFGTEVVTSADGTIAALLGASPGASTAVQVMLEILQRCFPQHMEAWEPKIKEMIPSYGISLVENLDLLKEVHSSTAKALGLSDEKHVLHV; from the coding sequence ATGAGCCAGGGACAAACGAGTACAGATGTTATCTTGATTGGTGCCGGAATTATGAGTGCAACTTTGGGAACTTTGCTAAAAGAATTGGCACCAGACTGGAATATTAAGGTTTTTGAAAAGCTCGCCACTGCAGGAGAGGAAAGCTCCAACGAATGGAATAATGCCGGAACCGGGCATGCTGCATTGTGCGAACTTAACTATACCGTTGAACGACCAGACGGAACCGTAGATATTAGCAAAGCAATTAAAGTGAATGAACAATTTCAGATCTCAAAGCAATTTTGGTCCTATCTCGTCAATAGCCGTCTGATTCGTAATCCGCGGGACTTCATTATGCCGATTCCTCATTTGAGTTATGTGCACGGAGAGAGTAATGTCCAGTTTCTGAAAAGACGTTATGACTCCTTATCGAATCACCCGCTGTTCGCAGGTATGGAATTCTCGGATGACAAGAAAGAGCTGGCGAAATGGATGCCGCTGATGATGAAAGATCGCACAAGTAATGAACCTGTTGCAGCGACCAAAATTGACACCGGTACGGACGTTAACTTTGGTGCTTTAACGCGTATGCTGATCAAACATTTGAAGGAACAACACGTGGGTATCCACTACGAACATAGCGTGAAGAATATGAAACGTACCAGCGATGGACAATGGGAATTATCCGTGAAAAATCTGAAGAGTGGTGCAGTCGAACGCCATAAGGCGAAATTTGTCTTTATCGGCGCGGGCGGCGGAAGTTTGCATTTGCTCCAGAAGACGGGCATTCCGGAAGGTAAACATATCGGCGGATTCCCGGTCAGTGGGATCTTTATGGTGTGCAAAAATCAAAAAGTCGTGGAACAGCATCATGCCAAGGTATACGGCAAGGCTTCGGTAGGGGCTCCGCCCATGTCCGTTCCCCATCTGGATACTCGATTTATCGACAATAAGAAGTCGCTGCTATTCGGTCCGTTTGCCGGCTTCTCACCGAAGTTCCTGAAGACCGGTTCCAATGCCGACTTAATTACGTCGGTTAAGATGCATAATCTGCTTACGATGCTCGCAGCAGGTGTCAAAGAAATCTCTTTGACCAAGTACCTGATCCAACAACTGATGTTATCCAAAGAACAACGTATGGCTGAATTGCGTGACTTTGTTCCGGGTGCGAAGAGCGAGGATTGGGATATGGTTCTGGCGGGGCAGCGTGTGCAGGTGATCAAGGATACCGTCCAAGGTGGCAAGGGTACGCTCCAATTCGGTACGGAAGTGGTCACGTCTGCAGATGGAACGATTGCGGCTTTGCTAGGTGCATCACCAGGTGCATCCACCGCAGTTCAGGTCATGCTTGAGATTCTTCAGCGTTGCTTCCCGCAGCATATGGAGGCATGGGAGCCGAAGATTAAGGAAATGATTCCTTCCTATGGCATATCACTTGTGGAGAACCTGGATCTTCTCAAAGAGGTTCATTCTTCAACAGCCAAGGCGCTGGGGTTATCGGATGAAAAACATGTCCTGCACGTATAA
- a CDS encoding ATP-binding protein, translated as MKPITYKKIPRYVVLSILFLTILLGFRWIWSESFTIPKHPEPVNGLLDLRGWDLANTSPISLDGEWEFYPQAFISNRDVQIVDNSSTHIQVPGDWRNALPHSSSSFGYGTYRLRILLDPSVEEVSLWAQKIQTSSIIEMNGTIVAEFGQPATHAEAYQPERTAFTTSYALDGSTELNLLVQTANFDDPYSGGITRSLYFGSPEAIGSERGLSIDLQKITFAILLLHSLYAFVMFLFIQKERALLTFSMLTLVAALTVASDHDSLLLSWIPLNFTWIVKAKALSYPLFAFFLLQMARSFSHSLQGRKLFRIYASVLGIYCVFLLMAPVTLIYHALEIGISDFLYLFAIGWSVYLFFRMAAEKRSDASFLLFAATSSLSSVLWGIVNSHNEITNVYYPIDVIAAIFGFSAYWFRKYFRNSSEIEKLYEQLKEEDRQKDQFLVNTAHELRTPLHGIINIAESIAVRERRTSGGQQAEDMKLLVTIGRRMSQLVDDLLDVIRLKEKRITLQKKPLSLASVIPGVIGMFRFMAEGRPIQMKVDIPDSLPLIQADERRLVQVLYNLLHNALKFTDEGTITVSVREHGEHVLIQVSDTGVGMSEEIQQRIFEAYEQGTPEARLSGGIGLGLNISRQLTELHGGQLTVQSVPGQGSIFQISLPREDTASLSDQTEQRCDVHSFEEIAIAEPQHQTGSHDKTAARILAVDDDPVNLRVLISMLANEPYHIQPATSALEALELLDTEPWDLLIADVMMPHMSGYELTENVRKRYSVSELPILLLTARNEPADVYAGFMAGATDYVTKPVDAVELRHRIGSLIVLKQSIDERLRMEAAYLQAQIQPHFLFNTLNSIMVLSEMDTERMQKLGDAFIEYLQTSFHFVNSEKMVEVTHELDLSRAYLYIEKERFMHRLNVIWDIPDDLDLSLPPLTIQPLIENAVRHGILSKVEGGTVHIRIINQTTGTLIEIEDDGVGMQPEQIERALAWPKKGPGGTGGIGLTNTHRRLTQMYGQGLSIVSSPGQGTKVSFVIPLDRSTGV; from the coding sequence ATGAAACCAATAACCTATAAAAAGATACCCCGATATGTAGTGCTGTCGATTCTATTCCTGACTATTTTACTTGGTTTTCGCTGGATATGGTCCGAGTCTTTCACTATACCCAAACATCCTGAACCCGTTAATGGCCTGTTAGACCTTCGAGGGTGGGACCTCGCCAACACTTCACCCATATCTCTGGATGGAGAATGGGAATTTTACCCGCAGGCGTTCATTTCTAATCGTGACGTACAGATAGTGGATAACTCATCCACACATATTCAAGTTCCCGGTGACTGGCGTAATGCATTACCACATTCCTCATCGTCGTTCGGATATGGAACGTACCGTCTTCGTATACTTTTAGATCCATCTGTGGAGGAAGTCTCTCTCTGGGCTCAGAAAATCCAAACATCATCGATCATCGAGATGAACGGGACCATTGTTGCCGAGTTCGGTCAACCTGCCACCCATGCCGAAGCCTATCAACCAGAAAGGACTGCATTTACGACTTCTTATGCACTTGACGGTTCCACCGAACTCAATCTTTTGGTACAGACAGCCAATTTTGACGACCCTTATAGCGGTGGAATCACGCGCTCTCTCTATTTTGGTTCTCCAGAAGCCATTGGAAGTGAACGAGGACTGTCCATCGATTTGCAAAAGATTACGTTCGCCATACTGCTCTTGCACAGTCTATATGCTTTTGTCATGTTTCTGTTTATCCAGAAGGAACGAGCTCTGCTGACGTTCTCCATGTTGACGCTGGTAGCTGCCCTAACGGTCGCCTCCGACCATGACAGTCTGTTATTGAGCTGGATTCCACTCAACTTCACTTGGATCGTTAAGGCCAAAGCGTTGTCCTATCCATTGTTCGCATTCTTTCTTTTACAGATGGCTAGAAGCTTCTCCCATAGTCTACAAGGACGTAAACTATTCCGTATCTATGCCAGCGTGCTTGGAATCTACTGTGTATTTTTGCTAATGGCACCCGTGACCCTGATCTACCATGCACTTGAAATTGGGATTTCTGATTTCCTTTATCTGTTTGCCATCGGCTGGTCTGTGTACCTGTTCTTCCGAATGGCAGCCGAGAAGCGAAGCGACGCAAGCTTTTTGCTCTTTGCAGCAACCAGCAGCTTATCCAGCGTACTGTGGGGAATTGTGAACTCGCATAACGAAATTACAAATGTCTATTATCCGATTGATGTGATCGCGGCCATATTTGGCTTCTCCGCCTATTGGTTCAGGAAATACTTCCGCAATTCAAGTGAAATCGAGAAGTTGTACGAACAGCTCAAAGAGGAGGACCGCCAGAAGGATCAGTTTCTTGTGAATACGGCTCATGAGCTGCGTACACCGCTACATGGCATCATCAATATTGCCGAGAGCATCGCGGTTCGTGAACGGCGTACATCAGGTGGCCAGCAGGCAGAAGACATGAAACTGTTAGTTACCATCGGCAGACGCATGTCCCAACTGGTTGATGACCTGCTTGATGTGATTCGCCTGAAGGAAAAACGGATTACGCTTCAGAAGAAGCCTTTATCTCTTGCATCTGTCATTCCAGGTGTGATCGGTATGTTCCGATTCATGGCAGAAGGTAGGCCTATCCAGATGAAGGTGGATATTCCAGATTCGCTGCCGCTGATTCAGGCCGATGAGAGAAGACTTGTTCAGGTACTCTACAACCTGTTGCATAATGCGCTCAAATTTACCGATGAGGGTACCATTACCGTGTCTGTTCGGGAACATGGAGAGCACGTCTTGATTCAGGTTTCCGATACAGGTGTTGGTATGAGCGAGGAGATACAGCAGCGAATATTCGAGGCGTATGAACAAGGGACCCCAGAGGCCCGTTTAAGCGGAGGAATCGGCCTCGGTCTCAATATCAGCAGGCAGCTCACCGAACTCCATGGCGGCCAACTCACCGTGCAATCTGTACCTGGGCAAGGATCCATCTTCCAGATCTCGCTTCCACGGGAAGATACCGCATCGCTATCGGATCAGACGGAGCAGCGATGCGATGTTCACAGCTTCGAGGAAATTGCGATTGCAGAACCTCAGCACCAGACCGGATCTCACGATAAGACTGCCGCACGTATTCTTGCCGTCGATGATGACCCTGTAAACCTGCGAGTACTGATCTCCATGCTTGCAAATGAACCGTACCATATTCAACCTGCGACCTCGGCACTTGAAGCACTTGAATTGCTGGATACGGAGCCGTGGGATTTACTGATTGCCGATGTGATGATGCCTCATATGTCGGGCTATGAACTGACAGAAAACGTACGCAAGCGTTATTCGGTATCAGAGCTTCCCATCCTGTTGTTGACGGCCCGTAACGAACCAGCCGATGTGTACGCTGGATTCATGGCTGGCGCTACGGACTACGTCACCAAACCCGTGGATGCCGTTGAGTTAAGACATCGCATCGGATCATTAATTGTGTTGAAACAGTCCATCGATGAGCGGCTACGCATGGAGGCTGCTTACCTACAAGCACAGATTCAGCCCCATTTTCTTTTTAACACGCTCAATTCAATCATGGTTCTTAGTGAAATGGACACAGAGCGAATGCAGAAACTGGGCGATGCTTTTATTGAGTATCTTCAGACCAGCTTTCACTTCGTCAATTCGGAGAAGATGGTGGAGGTCACTCATGAGTTGGATCTTTCACGAGCCTATCTCTACATTGAGAAAGAACGATTCATGCATCGGTTGAACGTCATCTGGGATATCCCCGATGATCTGGATCTATCCTTGCCGCCACTCACCATTCAACCACTCATTGAGAATGCCGTTCGACATGGTATTCTCAGCAAAGTTGAGGGTGGAACCGTGCATATCCGGATTATCAACCAAACAACGGGTACCTTGATCGAGATCGAGGATGACGGTGTGGGGATGCAACCTGAGCAGATCGAACGGGCATTGGCATGGCCCAAGAAAGGACCCGGCGGAACCGGAGGCATTGGATTAACCAATACGCATCGCCGGTTGACTCAGATGTATGGACAGGGCTTAAGCATCGTCAGCTCGCCGGGCCAAGGTACGAAGGTTTCCTTTGTCATCCCTTTGGACCGCAGCACAGGAGTCTGA
- a CDS encoding S-layer homology domain-containing protein, which translates to MSFLYSKKWKKGFKVSVVSMLLLSTFISSIGSERVSAASAPVPGGTGLEPVLWLKADSDATTADGLLTDWKDQSANEVGFDLVIPTGKTAPSYNPGGINFNPSVAFDNPTGWNHYNSSVKFVGDKPITFQSGYAVYKFKSGGALVGATEPTGTNGVIIMGGYGDNFTTGNGVHSIFDYYNPVDRSRAQIVNFDIVSNTDHTARIDGAGAKFTNRMNFDTFTFTPVIGATSGRNYNWSGLVADVAEIILYDNQTANDASKIESYLAIKYGITLNNGASPYLSTNESEVWTVDSKYKHNIAGIGKDEAQGLNQKQSLSINAGVPQVAVGVNTLASTNADNPSVLTDQQYLVWADNGLPLTYDQPINKPGQYHAQRVWKVQNTNNVGEVEIGIPAVSVPAGYQLLVSDSEDFTDASGYELSLKDVNGIPHYTAKAALKDGEYFTFSAWAPKYTSANVSNVSVTEDEVIVTFDEELDFSNVANLTGFKLEINGQPITIDSFEKGANSKTLKLRTSQIIPSNASVIVSYDIEEGNLKGTNGAPAQSFSENAVTKVDKSLLQAKVTEVTGEDLEESEYTPASWIALKDAMNEAERVLNDLTVTQAQVDKALLDLTDARTGLIPTTSVPVVDKSVLQAKVTEITGESLEESAYTPASWETLDDAMNEAERVLNEPTATQAQVDKALQDLTIARTGLTKVNGADTSTLQTLIPSTGSFSPAFDPAKDTYAISVPNSVYQFQLTPTALDPLSKIEIAVGDGEWNEVTSGNASENLPLQVGGNTILVKVTDALGHVTEYKINVNRASSDNGNNGGGNNGGGGNTGGNSGSTPAPTPTPAPVPTPTPVPVKDNLETTRDGSHQPFATSKPSDNKETLVQVDPAKLNVAMSQGTGQQFAIHSPNDGDMKVDGLTLETLKQLVDQGSKMNISNPLAIYPVPGGKMDLNGVSRKLGNAALNDIDVHIDIARSSDALIDSAETRAASQGYELLVTPVDLDLTFTKDGQTVRSEQLNGYAPKYIALPEGIDPNRITTGVIINPDGSIFHVPTVVTKISSRYYALINDLRSSGSYSVIWNPQDFEDARSHWGKTDVNNIAARLDLQGNGDNTFSPNRQVTRSEFAEIVVLGLGLMRQDAPQNLFPDVNDSAWFRSAVALANEFGIVRGYDNGNFYGNQEITREQGFAMVARAYRLIEPEASISPDQVNAELEHYSDAANVSNWAKEDVAQLIAAGIIQGNGPEVLSPKTTMTRAEVTALIARMLKVTNLIDQ; encoded by the coding sequence ATGTCGTTTTTGTACAGTAAGAAGTGGAAAAAAGGATTTAAAGTATCCGTAGTAAGCATGTTGTTATTAAGCACATTCATCTCTTCAATTGGTTCAGAGAGAGTAAGCGCAGCTAGCGCCCCTGTTCCAGGAGGAACGGGTCTTGAACCTGTGTTATGGCTGAAAGCAGACTCGGATGCTACCACGGCAGACGGTTTACTAACAGATTGGAAAGATCAATCAGCTAACGAGGTAGGATTTGATCTGGTTATTCCTACTGGGAAGACAGCACCGAGTTATAATCCGGGAGGAATTAACTTTAATCCCAGTGTAGCTTTCGATAATCCGACAGGTTGGAATCACTATAATAGCTCAGTAAAGTTTGTAGGTGACAAACCGATTACGTTCCAATCAGGCTATGCCGTTTATAAGTTTAAGAGCGGCGGAGCACTTGTGGGAGCGACTGAGCCTACAGGAACTAATGGTGTCATTATTATGGGCGGATATGGAGACAATTTTACTACAGGTAATGGCGTGCATAGTATCTTTGACTACTACAATCCAGTGGATAGAAGTCGAGCTCAGATTGTGAACTTCGATATCGTTAGCAATACCGATCATACGGCTCGAATAGATGGTGCTGGAGCTAAATTCACAAATAGGATGAACTTTGATACGTTTACCTTTACTCCTGTAATTGGTGCGACTAGCGGAAGAAACTATAACTGGAGTGGTCTCGTAGCCGATGTTGCTGAGATTATTTTGTATGATAATCAGACAGCTAACGACGCTTCAAAAATTGAGTCTTATCTGGCCATTAAATATGGTATTACGCTCAACAACGGAGCAAGTCCTTATCTTTCAACTAACGAAAGTGAAGTTTGGACTGTCGATTCCAAGTATAAGCACAATATTGCAGGAATCGGCAAAGATGAAGCACAGGGCTTGAATCAAAAACAAAGCCTAAGCATCAATGCTGGAGTACCACAAGTCGCCGTAGGTGTTAACACGTTGGCAAGTACAAATGCGGACAATCCCAGCGTTTTGACGGATCAACAATATCTGGTATGGGCGGATAACGGTCTGCCATTAACCTATGATCAGCCTATAAATAAACCGGGACAATATCATGCACAAAGAGTTTGGAAAGTGCAGAATACGAATAACGTGGGTGAAGTGGAGATTGGTATCCCCGCAGTGTCAGTTCCAGCAGGTTATCAATTACTGGTAAGTGACAGTGAAGATTTTACAGATGCATCTGGCTATGAATTGAGCCTCAAAGATGTAAATGGAATTCCACATTATACAGCCAAGGCGGCATTAAAAGATGGCGAGTATTTCACGTTCAGTGCGTGGGCACCAAAATACACAAGCGCCAATGTAAGTAATGTGTCTGTGACAGAAGATGAGGTTATTGTAACGTTCGATGAGGAACTGGATTTTTCGAATGTAGCAAATTTAACTGGCTTCAAGCTGGAGATCAATGGGCAACCAATCACGATTGACAGTTTCGAAAAAGGGGCGAACAGCAAGACATTGAAGTTAAGAACGAGTCAGATTATCCCTTCCAATGCATCAGTAATCGTGTCTTACGATATTGAAGAAGGTAATTTAAAAGGGACTAACGGCGCCCCGGCTCAAAGCTTTAGCGAAAATGCTGTGACAAAGGTAGACAAGTCCTTGCTGCAAGCCAAAGTAACTGAAGTTACAGGCGAGGATCTAGAGGAATCCGAGTACACACCAGCGAGCTGGATTGCACTCAAAGATGCGATGAATGAAGCAGAGCGAGTGTTGAATGATCTGACAGTGACTCAAGCGCAGGTAGATAAGGCGCTTTTGGATCTGACAGATGCAAGAACGGGCCTAATCCCTACAACATCTGTACCCGTTGTAGATAAATCAGTTTTGCAAGCGAAAGTAACTGAAATTACAGGTGAAAGCCTGGAAGAGTCAGCGTATACGCCAGCGAGCTGGGAAACTCTCGATGATGCGATGAATGAAGCAGAGCGAGTGTTGAATGAACCGACAGCGACTCAAGCGCAGGTAGACAAGGCACTTCAAGATCTGACTATCGCTAGGACAGGACTTACTAAAGTGAATGGTGCTGACACGTCAACGCTACAAACGTTGATTCCATCTACAGGAAGTTTTTCTCCGGCCTTTGATCCGGCTAAAGATACTTACGCAATTTCTGTGCCGAATAGCGTATATCAATTCCAGCTAACGCCAACGGCACTTGATCCACTTTCCAAGATTGAAATAGCTGTTGGAGATGGAGAATGGAACGAGGTTACAAGTGGTAATGCAAGTGAGAATCTACCTCTCCAAGTCGGTGGAAATACGATTCTTGTTAAAGTCACAGACGCCCTTGGTCATGTTACGGAGTATAAAATCAACGTGAACAGAGCATCCAGTGACAATGGTAACAATGGTGGAGGCAATAATGGCGGCGGTGGAAATACGGGAGGTAACAGTGGAAGCACACCAGCACCTACACCTACACCTGCGCCAGTACCAACGCCAACTCCGGTACCCGTGAAGGATAATTTGGAAACAACACGGGATGGTAGCCATCAACCGTTTGCTACATCCAAACCATCTGACAACAAAGAAACGTTGGTTCAAGTTGATCCAGCCAAGCTGAATGTTGCCATGTCACAAGGCACAGGACAGCAGTTTGCCATTCATTCACCGAATGATGGGGATATGAAGGTGGACGGTTTAACCCTCGAAACTCTGAAACAATTAGTGGATCAAGGTTCCAAAATGAACATTAGCAATCCGCTGGCGATCTATCCGGTACCTGGCGGTAAAATGGACTTGAACGGTGTGTCCAGAAAGCTTGGTAATGCAGCGTTGAATGATATTGATGTCCATATCGATATCGCACGTTCCTCGGATGCTTTGATTGACAGTGCCGAGACAAGAGCCGCATCCCAAGGATACGAGCTACTTGTCACACCGGTTGATCTGGATCTGACGTTTACGAAAGACGGACAGACCGTTCGATCAGAACAGCTTAACGGCTATGCACCGAAGTATATTGCACTTCCGGAAGGTATCGACCCGAACCGGATTACTACAGGCGTAATCATTAATCCGGACGGTAGCATCTTCCATGTACCAACGGTTGTCACTAAGATCAGTAGTCGTTACTACGCACTCATTAATGACTTGCGTAGCAGCGGAAGTTACTCGGTTATCTGGAACCCGCAGGATTTTGAAGATGCCAGATCCCATTGGGGCAAAACCGATGTGAACAACATCGCTGCGAGATTAGATCTGCAAGGTAACGGAGATAACACATTCTCACCGAACCGTCAGGTTACTCGTTCTGAGTTTGCCGAGATTGTTGTGCTTGGACTGGGCTTAATGCGTCAGGATGCACCACAGAATCTATTCCCTGACGTTAACGATTCCGCATGGTTCCGCTCTGCGGTAGCCCTTGCGAATGAATTCGGTATCGTTCGTGGTTACGATAATGGCAACTTCTACGGTAATCAGGAAATCACACGTGAGCAAGGATTTGCTATGGTTGCTCGTGCCTACCGTCTGATTGAACCGGAAGCTTCAATCAGCCCGGATCAGGTGAATGCTGAACTGGAACATTACAGTGATGCAGCCAATGTATCCAATTGGGCAAAAGAAGATGTAGCCCAGTTAATTGCAGCTGGAATCATTCAAGGTAACGGGCCAGAGGTTCTGAGTCCGAAGACAACGATGACCCGTGCTGAGGTCACCGCATTGATTGCAAGAATGTTGAAAGTAACAAACCTGATTGATCAATAA
- a CDS encoding response regulator, with product MRVILVDDEYLALSRLNKLLLEREDCEVIGSFLTAQEAIDQIEIHLPEIVFMDVQMPGMNGIEATERIHEVSPGTEVIFTTAYNEHALTAYGLEVLDYIMKPVTRDRLEKTMKMYQRRTVPANLNVAEGPSMIMRCLGMLQVQLHPNELPKHMKFRTTKIRELFAYLLHHRNKPIKRDTLLELLWPELDERRGISNLHSGIHRLRSMMNEFMGEDKMVIRYQQFGYLLETGEFRIDAEEWESRLNRLSLLSSSTVAEHRQTSDQYEGKYYGEDDYVWAELERQRLHALWRNHAMQLAQYYIEVGQNAEALTLYHRVQQFEPSLEQVGLALMKIYDRLGNKDPVIAQYNQLVTALEQEAGIRPGLEVELWYQQWKQSNI from the coding sequence ATGAGAGTGATTTTGGTAGATGATGAATATCTCGCTCTGAGCAGGTTGAACAAACTGTTGCTAGAGAGAGAGGATTGCGAAGTTATCGGCTCTTTTCTGACGGCACAGGAAGCCATAGATCAGATCGAAATTCATCTGCCGGAAATCGTCTTCATGGACGTTCAGATGCCGGGGATGAACGGGATCGAGGCAACCGAACGTATCCATGAGGTTTCTCCTGGAACAGAAGTTATTTTCACAACCGCATATAACGAACATGCACTGACCGCCTATGGGCTTGAAGTGCTCGACTATATTATGAAGCCTGTAACACGTGACCGTTTGGAAAAAACGATGAAAATGTATCAACGCCGAACAGTGCCGGCAAATCTGAATGTAGCAGAAGGACCATCCATGATTATGCGCTGTTTGGGAATGCTTCAGGTCCAACTGCATCCAAATGAGTTACCAAAACATATGAAGTTCAGAACAACCAAAATCAGAGAGTTATTCGCCTATTTGCTTCACCATCGGAACAAACCGATTAAGCGAGATACGCTACTTGAACTGTTGTGGCCAGAGTTGGATGAGCGGAGGGGTATATCCAATCTGCATAGTGGCATCCATCGCTTACGTAGCATGATGAATGAATTCATGGGCGAGGATAAGATGGTCATTCGCTATCAGCAGTTTGGTTATCTATTGGAAACGGGTGAATTCAGGATCGACGCGGAAGAATGGGAGAGTCGTCTTAACCGATTGTCTCTATTATCCTCCTCTACAGTAGCTGAGCATCGGCAGACTTCGGATCAATATGAAGGCAAGTATTATGGCGAGGACGATTACGTATGGGCTGAGTTAGAGCGTCAGCGCTTGCATGCATTATGGCGTAATCATGCCATGCAACTGGCACAATATTACATCGAAGTGGGACAGAATGCAGAAGCACTCACGCTATATCACCGAGTGCAGCAATTCGAGCCATCATTGGAGCAAGTCGGACTGGCGTTAATGAAGATCTATGATCGATTAGGCAATAAAGATCCCGTGATCGCTCAATATAACCAGTTGGTTACTGCGTTAGAGCAAGAGGCGGGCATACGTCCTGGCTTGGAAGTTGAATTGTGGTACCAGCAATGGAAACAATCGAATATTTAA